In a genomic window of Streptomyces koelreuteriae:
- the yidD gene encoding membrane protein insertion efficiency factor YidD: protein MKNRADGEKDEGCCAGTLDTLAHPCCCGGLSQAAMLLAVLRPSLTAAGHGADPAAPPPGGRLSGAMYRAVRHYRLTVSPTRPACCPYTPTCSTYAVRALHRYGALRGGRLILARLLRCRPGAARRRGFRDPVPPGPQRTARSRPGI, encoded by the coding sequence ATGAAAAACAGAGCCGACGGCGAGAAAGACGAAGGGTGCTGCGCGGGGACGCTCGACACGCTGGCCCACCCGTGCTGCTGCGGCGGCTTGTCGCAGGCGGCCATGCTGCTCGCCGTTCTCCGCCCTTCGCTCACGGCCGCCGGCCACGGCGCTGACCCCGCCGCGCCCCCTCCGGGCGGGCGGCTGTCCGGTGCGATGTACCGGGCCGTACGCCACTACCGCCTCACGGTCAGCCCGACCCGGCCGGCCTGCTGCCCCTACACCCCGACCTGCTCCACTTACGCGGTACGGGCACTCCACCGCTACGGCGCGCTGCGCGGCGGCCGGCTGATCCTGGCGCGTCTGCTGCGCTGCCGGCCCGGTGCCGCCCGCCGCCGGGGCTTTCGCGACCCGGTGCCGCCGGGGCCGCAGCGGACTGCGCGCAGCCGCCCCGGAATCTGA
- a CDS encoding DUF6262 family protein codes for MSPRTDAAVQARRQATQEMLERLQTALTAAARDHTPVTVAALARTARVSRTFLYQNQQARAVIEQATRTTRPHPGVSSSASRAQPAWKERALNAADALTQAQREIRTQRTRIAELLGKIRDLEHDLPEGSLQRIVTENTTLKQHVRQLTQDNQQIQERLTSARQNNRFMDKRIADLEAQLVPYLTTPPPRF; via the coding sequence ATGAGCCCCCGCACCGACGCGGCCGTCCAAGCCCGCCGCCAAGCCACCCAGGAGATGCTCGAACGCCTCCAGACCGCCCTGACGGCCGCAGCACGCGACCACACGCCTGTCACCGTCGCAGCCCTCGCCCGTACTGCCCGCGTCTCACGTACCTTCCTCTATCAAAACCAGCAGGCCAGAGCCGTGATCGAACAGGCCACCCGCACAACCAGACCCCATCCCGGAGTCTCCAGCAGCGCCAGCCGCGCACAGCCCGCCTGGAAGGAACGTGCACTCAACGCCGCAGACGCACTCACCCAAGCCCAGCGCGAAATCCGCACCCAGCGCACCCGCATCGCAGAACTCCTCGGCAAGATCCGCGACCTCGAACACGATCTCCCCGAAGGCTCACTTCAGCGCATCGTCACCGAGAACACCACGCTGAAGCAGCACGTACGACAACTCACCCAGGACAACCAGCAGATCCAAGAACGCCTGACCAGCGCCCGCCAGAACAACCGCTTCATGGACAAACGCATCGCCGACCTTGAAGCCCAACTCGTTCCCTACCTCACCACCCCGCCCCCGCGCTTCTGA